In the genome of Thermomicrobium sp. 4228-Ro, the window GGCGAAGGAACCGCGCTACCGCCGTGACCGGTAAGTCCGCGCGAGCGGGTTGAGCGGTGGCCACGTGACGCGTGCTCGAACGCGGAACAGCGTGTGCTCGTCAGCCCAGCCGCGTGCCCGGCGCTCCTCGGCTTCGCCCCACACCACCGTGACGATGGCGCCAGGGACAGCGAACGACCGGTCGAGTAACGCGATGGATACGACTGTCCCTTCGGTCGACAAGAACCCGGTCCAGTGCGAGAGGCCGACGAGCCGCCCGTTGCTGTCTTCTACCAGGTCGAACTTTGACCCGTACTGAGCCAACGGCAGCTCCAGATACTTCGCTGGTGCCGGATCGTGACAAACCGCCATACGCAGAAGGGTTGCAACGTCGTCACGATCCCAAACGAGCATGACCTTTCGTCGCTGCTCGGTGCCTCGCATCTTGGCGAGAGCATCGTGTCCGATGAAGTCATGCTGCCAGTCAATCAGCTTCCCATACCCGAGTTCGAACGGACTCGTGTAGTAATCCTCGATATAATCTGAATAAAAACTCCCGCTCAGCGGCCGTGAGGCTTCTCCTCCAGTCGCTGGAAGCCACTCGCGGTACGGTCGCAAGTCGTCCCCGGTATAGATCGCCGGGATCGGTCCTGGGAACCATCCGGATTCGAGCGCATTCGTGAAATACGCGAGTGACCCGATGCGACGCAGCTGGTATCGTGCACCAGCCGTAAGGATCTCCGTGAGCACTTTGTCACGTGCTTCCCAACGGCCGGACAGCTCGAACCCGGCAGCACCGGTCATGCTGTGACGGAGCACTACGACCTCGCTGCCCGCGATGCGGAACCGGCGATGTTCGAAGAAGGCAAGATCCCGCAGTGACTTGCGCGTCACTGTTTCCAGGAGCTCGAGCGCGAACGGCCCCTCGACTTGGAAACGAAAGACAGTCCGTCGCTTCTGAGGGTTGAGCGCGTAGATCGGATCACGCTCGACCGTGACGTCGTAGGGGCCTGTATGCGCGTGGAACTCGACCCAGTTCAGCGTGAGATCGTTGCCGACGAGCAGGAACGTTTCATCGTCCAGACAATACGCGACCGCATCGCCGATGACGAAGCCCGACGGGGCACAAGCCAGGAACTGCTTAGCTTGCCCAGGGCGTATTGTCTCGAACCGATTGGTCGCGAGCCGATCGAGCAGCCTTCGGCCATCTCGTCCGCGCAGGTACAGATTCGTCAGAT includes:
- a CDS encoding aminomethyl transferase family protein, with protein sequence MTVVRNLQELIDSVGNIVHHLSSLPKGVLPRVTTLQPPPHVMLEYTSWRDEQRAWRESVGLTDLSWHLTNLYLRGRDGRRLLDRLATNRFETIRPGQAKQFLACAPSGFVIGDAVAYCLDDETFLLVGNDLTLNWVEFHAHTGPYDVTVERDPIYALNPQKRRTVFRFQVEGPFALELLETVTRKSLRDLAFFEHRRFRIAGSEVVVLRHSMTGAAGFELSGRWEARDKVLTEILTAGARYQLRRIGSLAYFTNALESGWFPGPIPAIYTGDDLRPYREWLPATGGEASRPLSGSFYSDYIEDYYTSPFELGYGKLIDWQHDFIGHDALAKMRGTEQRRKVMLVWDRDDVATLLRMAVCHDPAPAKYLELPLAQYGSKFDLVEDSNGRLVGLSHWTGFLSTEGTVVSIALLDRSFAVPGAIVTVVWGEAEERRARGWADEHTLFRVRARVTWPPLNPLARTYRSRR